The DNA region AGCTTGAGGTATTGCAACTGGATCAGGTTCGCGACCATCCGCCCCTCCGGCCCGCCAACAAGCTGCGGGGTGACATAATCGCCAACGGTCGGGATAAACACGATCAGAACGCTGGCAATCACGCCGGGCATGGCCAGCGGCAGGGTGACGCGCAAAAAGGTCATGAACCGGCTTTCGCCCAAATCCTGCCCCGCCTCCAGCAGGCTGCGGTCAATCTTTTCCAAGGCCACAAAGATCGGCAAGATCGCAAAGGGCGCGTAGGCATGGGCCAGCGTGATCACCACGGAGTTGACGTTATAAAGGATAAATGTCAGCGGCTCATCGATCAACCCGATACCCAGCAGGCCAGAGTTGACCACCCCGTTATAGCCCAAAATCACCTTCCACAGGAAAACCCGGATCAGGTAGCTGGTCCAAAAGGGGATCGTGATCAGAAATAGCCAAAGTGATTTACGCGAGGGGCTGACGTGAAAGCTGACGAAATAGGCAATGGGAAAGGCGAGCAAAACTGTGACGGCCGTCACCACCATGGACACGCCCAAGGAACGGACCATCACCGTGCGGTAAAGCTCGTTCGTCCAAGCCTCGATATAATTCGCGAAAGTGAAATCGCGAATGATCTCAAGATAGCCATCTGTCAGAAAGCTATAAAGAACGATCGCGCCCAAGGGGGCCGCCAGCATCAAGATTGCATAAAGCGCCGTCGGGCTGATCATCAACAGCCCGCTGGCCGCCTCTGTCCGGCGCAATTTGGCCCACCGCGATTCTGTGCCCATCATCTACCCCAGCCCTGTTGCGTCAGATAATTTGTGGCACAGGTTTTCGGCTGTGGGAAGGGCAGAGTTTCAGGCGCCCAACCTCTCAAGGGCGATGGCGCGCTTGCCAACCTCTGTCAGCAAGGCCGGTACAACCTTTATCGCACCAACTGCATTGCGCAGCGCCTCGGCAAGCTGCGCCTCATTTACTTGCGCGCCTGCGACACGCCAAACAATCCGGCGGTTCGCACCATCATCATAGACGATTTCCATGCCGCCATTGCGCGCCTTGCGATAGCCAAGGAAATCTGCGCTCCCATTGGGGGCGTGAAAGCTGGTTTGCTGTCCCATTGTTCGGGTCTCTTTTTATAAACGGCTTCTATCCCTGCAAGATGGCCACATGGCCCGCATGGGTCAAGCCGCCGCCAGCGATTGCCGGCGGACGAGTCCGGAATGCCACAGTCAGACCGAAAGCTCGGCCGGGGGGCTGTCCAATAGGCGGGCAAGACGTCGGCAGGCCAGCTCTATCTGGAGGCAGCTGTGATTGCCGGGGATGGCCATGCGAACCGCATTGGGCGCGCGCCCGTGGACCAGCGCGAACTCATCAGCCGAGCGCAGCAAAACGCCCTCGGCCTCGGCCATGCGCGCAAAGGTTGAGGCGCGCCAGCCCGACGGAAGGCGCAACCACACGAACGGCAGCCCCGGTTGCCATGCCAGATCATAACCGCCCAACACATTGACAACTGCCTCCAGCCGGTCGGAAAAGCCGTCTTGCACCTTGGCGCGCAGGTCCGCGGCAACGCCGCTGGTCAAAAGGCTCAGGCATAAATCCGATATCGGGCGCGCAAGGCCGATAAAACTGTGCTGCGCGGTCAACCGCCCCGCCCGCCCCATCCCGCTTGGACAGACGATATACCCAAGCCGGAGGGCTGCCGAAACGCTTTTGGAAAAGCTGCCCACATGCCAGGTCCGTTCCGGCGCAAGCGCGCGCAAGGAAGGGATGTCGCTTTTGGCGATAGAGTAACAATCATCCTCCAGAATTTGCATTTCATAGGCACGGGCGATATCGGCAATCTCGCGCCGTCGGCTTTCTGTCATACGCACAGTGGTCGGGTTTTGCGCCTCGGTCGTAAGGCAAAGGATCTGCGGGCTGTGGCGGCGACAGGCCGCCTCCAGCACATCGGGGCGCAGGCCTTCGGCGTCGCCCTCCAGCGATTGCACATCGGCGCGGGAAAGGCGTGCGGCATGGCGAAACCCTGCATAGGCCAGATCCTCGATCAGGACCATCGGGCGATCCCCCCGCAAACAGCATTGAAAAATCAGGTTCACCGCATTTTGCCCGCCATAGCTAAGGGCTATGTCATCTGCTGTGACATCCCCCAAAACCCGCCCCTCCAGCCAATGGACAAGCGCCTCACGCAGGATTTCTTCGGTGTAATAGCTGGGGTAATCAAGCCAGTCGCGCGTCATATCCGGCGCGCCGCCCGCGAAGGCCGCGTTAAAGGCTGCCGCCTGCCCCACATCGGGTATCTTGGGCGCTCGCATATCGATACGTCCCGCCAGATGTGCCGGATCGCGCTCAACATAAAAGCTTTGCGTCGGGCCAAAGCGTGGCGTGGCCGAGGCGACAAAAGTGCCCCGCCCCACAGTGGCCGCCAAAAGCCCCTCTTGCGTGGCAAGCTGATAGGCCCGCGACACCGTGCCGGGCGTGATCTGCAATTGCCATGCCAATTCGCGCACAGTGGGCAGCTGGCTGTCGGGCGGCAAAGTGCCCGCACGGATCGCATCCCGCAGGGCACGGACCAGCGCCAGATACTTGGGGCCGGGGAATTGTGTCAAATCGGGCAGCCATGTTGTATTGGTCACAATGTTCCTCTGGCATAATTTGGCACATTCTGCGACATTGTACCCATCACGTCAATTCCGATTGTACCATTACAAAAACATGAGGGTTCCCATGGCTTACCAAAATCAGACGATCCGCACAGGCCAACCGCAGCAAAGCGCGACAGCAGTGGTTTTTGGATGGGCCGACACCGTATTGAAGCTGGCCCAACGCCAACGGACCCGTCGCGCCCTCAAACGTCTTGATGGCCATATCCTCAAGGACATCGGAATGTCCGCCGCTGTGGCACAGACTGAGGGCAACAAGGCGTTTTGGCAAGATTAATGCCGCACGCGGAACCTACGTTCGCGTAAAGCGCCCTGCACACTCCCCAAGCCGTGCAAATGAATGGACATTTCCCGCAACCGTCGCTTAAATGTCGGAGGAGACGTGCCTGATTTTGTCAGGCCGTTATCGCGACACAGTTCGACTTAGGGAGTATTAAATGGATCGTCGTTCTTTTATTCGTAGCGCCGGGGTTCTGGGAGCGGGCGCTGCGGCAACTACGCTGGCAGCACCAGCGGTTGCGCAAGGCAACATCACATGGCGCATGGTTACGACCTGGCCCAAGAATTTTCCCGGTCTGGGCGTGGGCGCACAGCGTCTTGCCGACCGGATCACAGCAGCCTCTGGCGGCCGTCTGACGGTTCAGGTGTTCTCGGCAGGGGAGCTGGTCCCGCCATTGCAATCGTTAGATGCCGTGATCGATGGCACCGCCGAGATGAGCCATGGCGCCGCCTATTACTGGCAAAACAAATCCCCTGCCCTGTCGTTCTTTACCGGCGTGCCCTACGGCATGACCACGCCAGAGCTGACGGCTTGGGTCCGCTACCTCGGCGGTCAGGAAATCTGGGATGAGGTCTATGACCAGTTCGGCGTGCAGGGCTTCTTGTCCGGCAACACCGGCACCCAGACCGGCGGCTGGTTTCGCAATGAAATCAACAGCCTCGAAGATGTCAAAGGCGTGCGCTTCCGGACACCGGGCCTTGGCGGGCGCGTCTGGGAAAAGCTTGGCGCCACAGTCACCAATATGGCCGCGGGCGAGATCTTTCAGGCGCTGCAATCAGGCACGCTTGATGCGGCCGAATTTGTTGGCCCCTATAACGATCTGGCGCTGGGTTTCCATCAGGTCGCCAAAAACTACTACATGCCATCCTTTGTCGAATCCGGTCTTGCGACCGAGCTGGTCGTCGACAAGAAGAAATACCAAGAGCTGCCCGCAGACCTTCAGGCGATCATCCGCGATGTATCGCAAGCGGAATACGATCAGGTTTCGGCCGACTTTATCGCCAATGATCCACGCGCATTGCGCACATTGGTCAATGATCACGGCGTGATCGTGCGCAACTTCCCAGATGACGTCATGGAAGCAGGTGCAAAAGCATCGGTAGAAGTGGTTGAGGAACTGCGCAACAGCGATGACCCGCTGGTGAAAAAGACCGCCGAGAGCTTCATCGAGGCGCTGAACCTTGTGCGTACACGGACCGAGAACATCGACACGCCCTATGTCCGTGCGCGTCAACAGTTCCTGAAATACGACTGATCTGGAATTTTAACGACCAAAGCCCCCGGCGCAACGCTGATGCATTCGGGGGCTTTGATATGCCCCTCGCCTTTGCTGGAGTTTTCGGCAGAGGCGAGGGCGCACAAGCGTCAGCCCCATATCCCTAAAAATCTACAGCCTGCTGCATTTCACGCCCCCTACGGCAAACGGGGGGCCAAGGCCCCCCGCGTCGTTTCTTGACGTCTGTACGTTGCTTAGTGGTCAGCGACCGATGCCGCCTCACGCGCCTCTTCCGCTGTACCTTTGGCGCCGTTGAAAAACAGGTTCAGAAGCACCGCCGAGATTGATGCCAACAAGATACCGCTTTCGATCAACGGGTGCAGCGCATGTGGCAACCAGATCATAAAGTTCGGCGCAATCAGAGGGATCATGCCAAAGCCCAGCGAGACCGCCACGATGAACAGGTTGAACCTGTTGTTCGCGAAATCGACACCGGCAGCAAGAATACGGATACCTGTTGCCGCAACCATACCGAACATCACGATGCCCGCACCGCCCAGAACCGCAATGGGCAGCGCCTCTACCATCACCGCCATCTTCGGGATCAGGCCCAGAACGATCAAGATCAGGCCCCCCGCGATGCAGATATAACGGCTTTTGATGCCCGTCACGCCAACCAGACCGACGTTTTGCGAAAAGCTGGTGTAAGGGAAGGTGTTGAAAATCCCGCCAAGGATCGTCCCCAGACCATCAACCCGCAGACCCGCAGCCAAACGCGGTTGGGTGATCGTGCGGCCCGTCATATCGCCAAGCGCAAGAAACATGCCGGTGGATTCGATCATAACCACGATCATCACAAGCGTCATCGTAATGATCATCACCGGATCAAAGACCGGCATTCCGAAGTGGAACGGGGTGATCAGCGAGAACCATTTTGCCTCGGCGACACCATCAAAATGCATCATTCCCAAAAGGGCAGCCAACACACCGCCAATGACAATGCCCAAAAGCACCGCAATATTGGACACAAAGCCCTTGCCGTATTTTGCGATCAGAAGGATCGACAACAAAACAACAGCCGAAACCCCCATGTTTTGCAGGCTCGCATAGGCCGGGTTGTTGACCGTCGCGGTCAACCCAAGCCCCGGCGGGATCGCCGGCACAGCGGAGCCGGCAGCGCCGGCCAATTCACCCACTTCTTTCAGCCATGCTGCGTGTTCGGGGTTCACAGTCTTTACCGATGTCGGGCCAACAGGCACCCCAAAGATCCAGTTGATCCCGACGCGCATCAAGGTGACACCGATCACCAGAATGATCGTACCGGTCACCACCGGCGGGAAAAAGCGCAGCATCTTGGAAATGACCGGCGCGATCAGCAAAGCCATCACCCCCGCCCCGATGATAGAGCCAAAGATCAGCTGCGCGCCCGCATAGCCGGGATTGGCCGCCCCAATCGCAATCATTGGACCGACCGAGGCAAAGGTGACGCCCATCATCACCGGCATCTGGATCCCGAAATAACGGGTCATGCCCAAAGACTGGATGATGGTCACAATCCCGCAGACAAACAAATCGGCAGAGATCAGAAAAGCCACGTCTTGTGGTGCAAGCTGAAGCACCCGCCCGATGATCAACGGAACGGCAATTGCCCCCGCATACATGACCAGCACATGCTGCAACCCCAATGTAAACAATTGGGGTGCTGGTAGGATCTCATCTACCGGTTTCACTCGATCAGTCATTGAAAAACTCTCCCTGAGGTGTGGGGTATGATTTCAAGCACGATGCCGCCCCGACAACATCGCGCGTGCTTTGATGTTGCGCCAACAGCCCTCAGGACTCAAGCGCAACAGCAGCAGATACCGGGCCGGTCACGATCCACGGCACGTCAAAATAATGCTCTTCAAGGTTTGGCGTTGTCCCGATCCGGTCAACCACGGCGAAAAGGCCGGGGGCGTGAAGCGGGGTCAGAACCCCGTGCCAGACGCCGCGGTGCAGGTTGATGCCCTGCGCGCCATTGGTCAAAAACGCACGCGGGGTGGCATCGGGGCCGGTGGCCACGATCACAAGAAACGGATGCTCGGTCATCGGCAGGAAAGCTTGGGAGCCATCAGGATGGCGTTCCACCAGATCCAGCGTATATGGAAAGCTGCGCGGTTGGGCGTGAAAAATGGAAATGCCCGCGCGGGCCTCTGCAAAATCAAGCTGCGCGCGGTCATGAAAACGGTCACACATCCCTTGATTGATAATCTTATCCGGTGTGCCCGTGGCCTCCAACACCTCTCCGAAGGGGGCAAAAGCGGCGGCGGTCAAGGGCTCTGTCTGAATGGTTTTTGTCATGCGGACCTATGATTATTGACGGATCAGCCGGGCGCGCCCCCCTTCATGGGGGGGCAACAGTTGATTTCAGCGCGGGTTCAGTGGCCCGCGCAAATTGGCGTGGCGGTTCACGTCTTTGTAAAGCAGGTAGCGGAACGGGCCGGGCCCTGCGGCGTAACAGGCCTGCGGGCAAAAGGCGCGCAGCCACATGAAATCACCTTCCTCAACCTCCACCCAATCTTGGTTGAGCTTATAGACAGCCTTGCCCTCCAGCACATAAAGCCCGTGCTCCATCACATGGGTTTCCTCAAAGGGGATAACGCCGCCGGGCTGAAAAGTGACCACGGTCACATGCATATCATGGCGCAAATCATTGGGGTCGACAAAGCGGGTCGTGGCCCAAGCACCGTTGGTGTCGGGCATCGGGGTGGGGGTGATGTCCTTGTCGTTCAGCACCAGCACATCAGGCCGGTCAACGCCCGGTGCGGGCTCATAAATCTTGCGGATCCAGTGGAAACACGCGTTCCCAGCGCCGGTGTTGTGCAACGCCCATTTGCTGCCCGCCGGAATATAGGCATAGCTGCCCGAGGTCAGCGCGTAAGATTTACCCTCAACGGTCAGATCCGCACCCCCTTCGGTCATGAACAAGACCGATTGTACAGCGTCGTCATTCTCTGGCAGGTCAGAACCGCCGCCCGGTGCGACCTCCATCACATATTGGCTGAAGGTTTCCGAAAAGCCGGTCATCGGGCGCGCGATGATCCAGAGGCGCGTTTTCTCCCAGCCCGGCAAAAAGCTGGTGACGATATCGGAAAACACCCCTTGCGGGATAAAGGCATAGGCATCGGTAAACACCGCGCGGCCGGTCATCAATTGGGTTTGCGGTGGCAAACCACCTTTGGGGGCAAAATATCCGGTCATGGCAGGATGTCCTTCAGGCGCAGTTCCGCGATACGTTCAACCTGGGCGCAGGCGGTGGTGAATTCGGTTTGCGTGTCATGGCCGATACGGGTTTTGAACGCGGCAAGGATGCTGTCTTTGGTATTGTCACGCACGGCAATGATAAAAGGAAAGCCGTGTTTGGCGACATATTCGGTATTGAGCGCCTGAAAGGTTTCGCGTTCCGCATCCGTCAGCGAATCGAGCGCGGCGCTCGCCTGTTCGGCGGTGCTTTCTGCGGTCAGGCACTTGGCTGCGGCCAGCTTGCCTGCAAGGTCGGGGTGGGCCATCAAAACGCCCAGACGTTCCTCATATGACGCAGAGCGGAACATCCGGCACAACGCATTATGCACACCCACCGCACTGTCATGCGCGGGGCCCAGCTCCAACCCATGCGCGCGTTCGGCGATCCAGGGGGAATGTTCGAAGATGGTGCCGAATTTGGCGACGAAGCTCTGCGCATCCATTTCGCTGGGGCGCTCAAAGCGCTGGTGCGGATGGATGGCCGCCCAATGATCGGCGATATCCATCCGGCGCGGGAACCACACGCCCTCATGCCCTTGGGCATAATCGAGGAAGCGCATCAGCCCCGCGATTTTGCCCGGACGCCCGATCAACCGGCAATGCAGCCCGATGGAAAACATCTTGGCCGCCCCCGCCTCACCCTCGGCGTAAAGCACGTCGAAGCTGTCCTTGAGGTACTGAAAGAACTGCTGCCCCTCGATATAGCCCGGTGCCGTGGCGAAACGCATGTCGTTCGCCTCTAGGGTATAGGGGATGATAAGCTGGTCACGGTCGCCAAATTCCATCCAATGCGGCAGGTCGTCGTCATAAGTGTCCGCGATCCAGTCAAA from Pseudorhodobacter turbinis includes:
- a CDS encoding ABC transporter permease, producing MGTESRWAKLRRTEAASGLLMISPTALYAILMLAAPLGAIVLYSFLTDGYLEIIRDFTFANYIEAWTNELYRTVMVRSLGVSMVVTAVTVLLAFPIAYFVSFHVSPSRKSLWLFLITIPFWTSYLIRVFLWKVILGYNGVVNSGLLGIGLIDEPLTFILYNVNSVVITLAHAYAPFAILPIFVALEKIDRSLLEAGQDLGESRFMTFLRVTLPLAMPGVIASVLIVFIPTVGDYVTPQLVGGPEGRMVANLIQLQYLKLDNYPLGSAIAVSAMAVVTLVSLIFVGLNRRYLKGRNA
- a CDS encoding PLP-dependent aminotransferase family protein codes for the protein MTNTTWLPDLTQFPGPKYLALVRALRDAIRAGTLPPDSQLPTVRELAWQLQITPGTVSRAYQLATQEGLLAATVGRGTFVASATPRFGPTQSFYVERDPAHLAGRIDMRAPKIPDVGQAAAFNAAFAGGAPDMTRDWLDYPSYYTEEILREALVHWLEGRVLGDVTADDIALSYGGQNAVNLIFQCCLRGDRPMVLIEDLAYAGFRHAARLSRADVQSLEGDAEGLRPDVLEAACRRHSPQILCLTTEAQNPTTVRMTESRRREIADIARAYEMQILEDDCYSIAKSDIPSLRALAPERTWHVGSFSKSVSAALRLGYIVCPSGMGRAGRLTAQHSFIGLARPISDLCLSLLTSGVAADLRAKVQDGFSDRLEAVVNVLGGYDLAWQPGLPFVWLRLPSGWRASTFARMAEAEGVLLRSADEFALVHGRAPNAVRMAIPGNHSCLQIELACRRLARLLDSPPAELSV
- a CDS encoding DUF1127 domain-containing protein gives rise to the protein MAYQNQTIRTGQPQQSATAVVFGWADTVLKLAQRQRTRRALKRLDGHILKDIGMSAAVAQTEGNKAFWQD
- a CDS encoding TRAP transporter substrate-binding protein, with translation MDRRSFIRSAGVLGAGAAATTLAAPAVAQGNITWRMVTTWPKNFPGLGVGAQRLADRITAASGGRLTVQVFSAGELVPPLQSLDAVIDGTAEMSHGAAYYWQNKSPALSFFTGVPYGMTTPELTAWVRYLGGQEIWDEVYDQFGVQGFLSGNTGTQTGGWFRNEINSLEDVKGVRFRTPGLGGRVWEKLGATVTNMAAGEIFQALQSGTLDAAEFVGPYNDLALGFHQVAKNYYMPSFVESGLATELVVDKKKYQELPADLQAIIRDVSQAEYDQVSADFIANDPRALRTLVNDHGVIVRNFPDDVMEAGAKASVEVVEELRNSDDPLVKKTAESFIEALNLVRTRTENIDTPYVRARQQFLKYD
- a CDS encoding nucleobase:cation symporter-2 family protein — its product is MTDRVKPVDEILPAPQLFTLGLQHVLVMYAGAIAVPLIIGRVLQLAPQDVAFLISADLFVCGIVTIIQSLGMTRYFGIQMPVMMGVTFASVGPMIAIGAANPGYAGAQLIFGSIIGAGVMALLIAPVISKMLRFFPPVVTGTIILVIGVTLMRVGINWIFGVPVGPTSVKTVNPEHAAWLKEVGELAGAAGSAVPAIPPGLGLTATVNNPAYASLQNMGVSAVVLLSILLIAKYGKGFVSNIAVLLGIVIGGVLAALLGMMHFDGVAEAKWFSLITPFHFGMPVFDPVMIITMTLVMIVVMIESTGMFLALGDMTGRTITQPRLAAGLRVDGLGTILGGIFNTFPYTSFSQNVGLVGVTGIKSRYICIAGGLILIVLGLIPKMAVMVEALPIAVLGGAGIVMFGMVAATGIRILAAGVDFANNRFNLFIVAVSLGFGMIPLIAPNFMIWLPHALHPLIESGILLASISAVLLNLFFNGAKGTAEEAREAASVADH
- a CDS encoding ureidoglycolate lyase, coding for MTKTIQTEPLTAAAFAPFGEVLEATGTPDKIINQGMCDRFHDRAQLDFAEARAGISIFHAQPRSFPYTLDLVERHPDGSQAFLPMTEHPFLVIVATGPDATPRAFLTNGAQGINLHRGVWHGVLTPLHAPGLFAVVDRIGTTPNLEEHYFDVPWIVTGPVSAAVALES
- a CDS encoding bifunctional allantoicase/(S)-ureidoglycine aminohydrolase, producing the protein MTGYFAPKGGLPPQTQLMTGRAVFTDAYAFIPQGVFSDIVTSFLPGWEKTRLWIIARPMTGFSETFSQYVMEVAPGGGSDLPENDDAVQSVLFMTEGGADLTVEGKSYALTSGSYAYIPAGSKWALHNTGAGNACFHWIRKIYEPAPGVDRPDVLVLNDKDITPTPMPDTNGAWATTRFVDPNDLRHDMHVTVVTFQPGGVIPFEETHVMEHGLYVLEGKAVYKLNQDWVEVEEGDFMWLRAFCPQACYAAGPGPFRYLLYKDVNRHANLRGPLNPR
- the puuE gene encoding allantoinase PuuE produces the protein MNRYPRNMTGYGANPPDAQWPKGAKIAVSLVLNYEEGGENNILHGDAGSEAFLSDVAGAAPWPGKRHWNMESIYDYGARAGFWRLHRLFTSRDIPVTIYGVATALARNPEQVAAMKAADWEIASHGLKWVEHKDMPEDEERAAITEAVRLHTEVVGTRPRGWYTGRCSVNTVRLVAEEGGFDWIADTYDDDLPHWMEFGDRDQLIIPYTLEANDMRFATAPGYIEGQQFFQYLKDSFDVLYAEGEAGAAKMFSIGLHCRLIGRPGKIAGLMRFLDYAQGHEGVWFPRRMDIADHWAAIHPHQRFERPSEMDAQSFVAKFGTIFEHSPWIAERAHGLELGPAHDSAVGVHNALCRMFRSASYEERLGVLMAHPDLAGKLAAAKCLTAESTAEQASAALDSLTDAERETFQALNTEYVAKHGFPFIIAVRDNTKDSILAAFKTRIGHDTQTEFTTACAQVERIAELRLKDILP